The following proteins come from a genomic window of Bactrocera tryoni isolate S06 chromosome 1, CSIRO_BtryS06_freeze2, whole genome shotgun sequence:
- the LOC120766947 gene encoding glutamate--cysteine ligase regulatory subunit, with amino-acid sequence MIPAITSNDKFHNVIISTGNILNLNNQLGGKSTEEILDGLSLTLQCQAAASQVELIEADGCVLRATEELKQKLTENDRSDISIGAKIFLNKNSSAYIKQAIRTLLQVLKVEHVDNVVLAYHPTTVDNSSNTNSKEDVQINEKSDQLKELWSSLEEFAQQKKITQLGIADLDIEQLRQLYATVKVHPTIAQINLESCCVVPPALQEYCTKHDIQLLTHSDPEVLLSDDQFIVPGYQVDWTLRYQVHVRCRGVITAKGYILGASKRDQIEKQVAV; translated from the coding sequence ATGATTCCGGCAATAACATCGAATGACAAATTTCACAATGTTATTATTAGTACAGGAAATATTCTTAACTTAAATAACCAATTGGGTGGAAAGTCAACTGAAGAAATTCTGGATGGTTTAAGTTTGACTTTACAGTGCCAAGCAGCGGCCTCGCAAGTGGAATTGATTGAAGCAGATGGTTGTGTGCTCCGAGCCACAGAAGAGCTCAAGCAGAAGTTAACTGAAAACGACAGATCAGATATTAGTATTGgtgctaaaatatttttaaacaaaaattcgaGTGCATATATAAAGCAGGCGATAAGAACATTGTTGCAAGTACTTAAAGTAGAGCACGTGGACAACGTGGTGTTAGCGTATCACCCGACAACTGTAGATAATTCATCAAACACCAACAGTAAAGAAGATGTCCAAATTAATGAGAAATCAGATCAATTAAAAGAGCTTTGGTCGTCGTTGGAAGAATTTGCTCAGCAAAAGAAAATAACACAATTGGGCATTGCAGATTTGGATATTGAACAACTGCGCCAATTATATGCCACAGTCAAGGTTCATCCAACCATAGCGCAAATTAATTTGGAATCGTGCTGTGTAGTGCCACCAGCATTACAAGAATATTGTACAAAACATGATATACAATTGTTGACGCATAGTGATCCAGAAGTTTTGCTATCTGATGATCAATTCATTGTGCCCGGCTATCAAGTGGATTGGACTTTACGTTATCAAGTACATGTTCGATGTCGCGGTGTAATAACTGCCAAAGGCTACATACTTGGAGCCAGCAAGCGCGACCAAATAGAAAAGCAAGTTGCAGTTTGA